The Oryza glaberrima chromosome 5, OglaRS2, whole genome shotgun sequence DNA segment CATGGTACGTACTACGTCTAATAACAAATGATGGTTATTACATGCATTCGGACGACACAGGTGACGCGGCTGGCGTGCGGCGGCTTCGTGTTCGGGATGCACATATGCCATTGCATGGCGGACGGCTCTGGGATAGTGCAGTTTCTGACTGCACTGACCGAGTTCGCCCGTGGCGTGCACGGAGCCCCGACGGTGCGCCCGGTGTGGGAGCGCGAGGTGCTCACCGCCCGATGGCCGCCGACCGTCACGCGCGACCACGTGGAGTACACACCCCTGCCCAACCCCGGCAAGGACGTGCTCTCCCCCACTGACGCGTACGCACACCACGTCTTCTTCTTCGGGGCGAGTGAGATCGCGGCGCTCAGGTCGCAGGCGCCGCCCGACCTGCGCGCCGTCAGCTCCCGGTTCGACCTGGTGGGAGCGTTCATGTGGCGCTGCCGCACCGCCGCGCTGCGGTACGACCCGGGAGACGTCGTCCGCCTGCACATGTTCGTGAACGCCCGCGTCAGGAACCGGAGCAAGCGGCCCGTGCCGAGGGGCTACTACGGCAACGCGATTGTGTTCGCTGCCGCGTCCGTGCCGGCGGGGGAGCTTTGGCGGAGGCCCTTCGGCTACGCGCTGCGGCTGCTCATGCAGGCCAAGGCGCGTGCGTCGGAGGAGGGGTATGTGCAGTCGGTGGCCAACTTCAACGCTGCTCACCGGAGGCCGCCGTTCCCTAAGGCCAGGACGTACCTCATCTCGGACATGACACAGGCCGGGCTGATGGCCATCGACTTCGGCTGGGGAAAGCCGGTGTATGGAGGGCCGGCGACGACAATGCTGGCCACGTTTCACCTTGAGGGGAGGAATGAGGTTGGTGAGGCAGGCGTCATTGTGCCCATAAGGTTGCCGAATCCAGTGATAGAGAGGCTAATACAGGAGGTGAACAAGGGGCTCACTGCCGGAGCTGTTGCCGACGCAAAAGCAAACGTGGTACCTGATGATTGCGTTCTAGCAAAACTGTAGGTCCTCTCGACGAAAGTACGGACTACTACGGATTGAAAGCTTCCTCTTATAGTACGGCCACAAGTGTTCTATCGGATATAAGACTAATTTCAaataataacaacaataataaagcCAAGCTCTGTGACCATGTGGGTTGTGCCAAGTTAGGCATCCCGCTGTCAAAAGTGGATTGCAATTTGCAAcaactatggctgtgtttagttccttccaaagttggaagtttgggttgaaattggtacgatgtaactgaaaagttgtgtgtatgacagattgatgtaatggaaaaagttggaagtttggatctaaacacatccTATAAAATGTTTGTCTTCTGGTTGCTGGACAGACTCAGGGATCAAGTAGACCATCTGATTGATatgttggttgattttatcgGCTAATGCCGGTTAGTTAGAATAAGGTTAAAATTCCACCGATTTTCCTATcctaacaagaaacaaactaagaGATAAATCTGTTTTGTGTGATCGGTACAAAATAGATTCGAATTTAGATTGAGATAAACCCTCGAGCCCCACCAGTGTCgctatataaaaaaagagaaggagggaggatGGGTGACGACTCAACTCTCtccaaccctaaaccctaaatcaATCGCCCGATCGATTAGACACTGGAAGGGGTTCGTGAGGTATCTCACAACAGAAGaaacaaaggagaagaaagaagaagagcaaTGGCTTCATCTCAGGTCAGTGATCAATTAATTTCTGCATAAGCAGAAGGTATCATGTTTAGGCTAAGACTCAATTAATTAGTTGGATTAAATTCCAACattgtggtatcagagcctaatcttAGCCTTCTTGATCCCATCATCCCTATGTGAAGCCATTATGCCAATTAAACCCTAATTGCTattcggcatgatgcaattttgAGTTAATTAGACTAGATTAATCTCTTTGCCTTGGTTGCATAATTGGCTAAGCCCTGTTATACTGTTGGTCTCGGCCAACAGTAGAAGAAGCAAAATTATTGAAGAGTTTAATTTCGTTGTTtttaagagaagaaaaggattgGGATAAACAAGATTGAAATTCCCAATTCTCGCACTTAGATTTTCCTAGACCAAAGCTACGGTTTCGGGAAGCACTTAGCAATCAAGAAGGTGGGGATAAACTAGATTGAAATTCCCCACTGTTAAGCAAGAGGGAATTAAGCCACGGTTTTGCGAAACCCTAATTTCCCAAAAATACCCAATCAGCCCGATCAAATCGGCCTAAAATCTCGAAGCTAAGAACCCTAATTTCGGGTGTAGAACTCTAGATAAGCCGGATTGTATTAATCCACCCGAAATCCCCAAAATTGAGAAGAACCCTAAAGAACCAAAATTCCAAATCTTGGCAAGCCAATTAATTCGAGTTTGGGTTATTTACCGGATTCGAAATCCTAAGCTCGTCGGAGCCCTCCGGgaagcggcgccgccgctccttcacctcctcgccgtcgcatCCGCGCCGTCTTGGAGGACCTCCTCACCGTCCCTCGTCGAGAACGGGAAGCACCGGCTTggcgccgccctcgggcgcgccccCCCCAGTCGACGAGCACGGGGCGCCTGGCGGAGTCCCTTCCGCTCGTACGTGCACTGCTCGCCGAACCGTCACCGCCGCTTGCTGCCGGGGACGGGAAGCAAAAGCAACACGGCTTGGCGCTGCCATGTGCTCCGCCCCCCAGCCGGCAAAGTCCGGAGCCGCTCGGCGCTCGATGCCCCTTGCGCGCTCTTGCTTCGCCGGACCGCCGTATTGCCATTCCCGCCGTATTGCTTCGCTCTTACTCGCACTCtggctcgccggagaagagaaCGAGGAAAAGGGAGGAAGATGAAATGAGAAATggggattagggttagggtttgacCCGTGCAGCAATTTCAGCGGTGAAGGCGAAATCTTGGCCGTGCATTTGATCGGACGGCCGTCCATGGGACTCAACACTTCTGGAAAATCCATGGGACTTCAGATTCGAAGACATCAACAATGACAGATATCAGAAGCCCAGAGAAATCTTCTTATCTGCAATCACCCCATGCATCCTTCCAGTCGACATTCATCAAGGGAGAAACATCCAAGTTTCCTATGAGTTTTATCATCCAATGAGTTCTGCAAGACAatttggaatgggccaactcccaatcggcttattctttgccgataagatccaatgccgaggagaaatctCACCATCtttaatgatggatcggctgctcaatCTCTAAGGACCTCCTCTAGGCAACATTGACACCATAAAGCTGGCAACCTTTAGGAGCAAAgtatttgacagatggtggggtgaatggaagctacaCTTATTCCATCAATTGGCTTccatgtatatgacagatctctTTCCAAATATTGTCCCCCAAGTAAGTCCTAACTCacttgattttatttgaataacTACTTAGTTGATTAGCCCTTAGCTAACTTTCCTCCTGATTTGCAAacaacagaatcttctcccCCTCACCAAAGCAACAGCGGCAGGGATATCAAGTATGCCCCAGGACTGATCCCCAACGGAGGTGGGCCATCTCCCCCCGTCATCGGCTATAAtgctatcaaagtcttcagacgagaacttctccctaatcggagcaatcataccctgaaaggccaaatcggctaactaggcatcagttaaactcaagctgaagCATTTGTTCCTTATCTCCCTGAATttctgaatatactcgtgcacaggttcatcatgccaCTGCTTAATCGCCGTCAAGTCAGataacttcatctcatgaaccccactgtagaaatagctgtggaattgcttctccaaatcggcccaactattgatcgaaCCATATGGCAAggaggaaaaccaagtaaaagccgattcAGACAGAGATAACTGGAATAACCTAACTTTCAGAGCGTCTACAACctatgcttcaccacactgagccagGAATtggctaatgtgctcataagtcgacacaccatcttgtcctgaaaatttggagaagtccagaactttgaaccgattgggaggaggaactctttcaaaccactcagggtaaggctgccgatacaagcttctagtctcttttggtttaagcccaaactgttccctcattacGTCAGCAATTacatcggcccacggtcgttgctgAGTTGCGCCTTGTGACTGTCGCTGCATGGGCTCGAACTGACCGTATTGGGATgcaaactgaggttgagccaatccccctggctgatattgggcttgcggggaaggaggttGATATTGATAACTCAGGTTGCCCCCTTGGTAATTGTGAGGGTCTGGCTGGATATTACGCAGCAAGTGCTCAGGAACAACCTGAGGCATTACTGTGCTATTCGGCTGTACGTGGTGAACCAAATGTTCTGGGACAACTTGGTTTAAAGTTGTTGTACAGGCTGACCACCAGGCGTTGCAAACCCGGCCGATGCGCTCACTGAACCTTGGTGCTGGATCGGCTGGACGATCTGCTGTTTCAAcggcgtttgctgaatcggctgtagagactgctgccttggtggtgtttgctgaactgGTTGTATGACCAGTTGCTGGATTGGTTGTGCTGGTTGCATGATCTGTTGCTGGATTGGTTGCAGAACCTGTTGAATTTGGGGTGTCTGCTGAATCGACtgttgctgaatcggctgctgctgtatTTGATCAACCGCATGTTGAGGCGGCAAAAACATAGCAGCAACTGGTCTTGGGTTGGCCGATTCGCAACCTGCCCACTATGCTGTGGATGCTCTCTCATTAACAGCCGAGGGTTCATTGGCTGGCCTGGCGCCATAGCTGATGTAGCAGGTAGGGGAGTTGATGCCGGTGCCGTCGGCTGAGTTGTGGGTGTAACGGAGGGAACTGGCTGAGTAGATGACTGAACGTCGGTAATCAAAGACTGATAATTTGGAAaaacacctccttgcaaatagaccaggcctgcagcctgatgttcagctattgaaccatcggctattgacttcatcatgtttgacagggtattgactaacaccccagactgattgatcaaagcatgatgtacagcgtaatcaacccgatcttggaagttattgaaaaagTCTTGTGCCACGTCACTATTAAGATTTCCTCCCTACAGCCCCTGAGCACcgtcaccttgaactccatgcaccCCGTCACCTTGTCCTCCATGGACCCCTTGAGAATTGTTGCCTTGATTTCCTAGAGAGCCATCGGTAGCACCTTTGATACTTGACTGAGCTGAGCCATCTAGAGCTTGTTTCCTATCTCTATCCTTAGAAGAACTGGTTCCAAGATCATcagcaacaatttttttttgtacttctgaacaagtgtccccttgcaggtctgcatgaatgagttcaagaactgatcctGTGCTTGCTGCAATATTGCTTCAAACTCTTTCTTCTGCTCAGGTGTGAATTTTTCTAGATCGATCGGCACGACGTTTCCTTCATTGATGTCAGTCAATCCCAACTTTAGCATCTTTTCCTTAACAGAGCCTGGgctagatggtggtggtggtggtttttCGGCCATGAGGGAGGATTGTTGGCTGACTTCTTAGttgtcccaccaggc contains these protein-coding regions:
- the LOC127772497 gene encoding benzyl alcohol O-benzoyltransferase-like yields the protein MAGAPTLAFSVRRRERELVAPAKPTPYEFKMLSDIDDQDILRFNRSGILFYRHSPSKDGLDPVKVIKAAISETLVHFYPVAGRFRELRPTRKLVVECTGEGVVFVEADANFRMDELGTSLAPPVPCYDMLLCEPESPTADVVDRPLLFIQVTRLACGGFVFGMHICHCMADGSGIVQFLTALTEFARGVHGAPTVRPVWEREVLTARWPPTVTRDHVEYTPLPNPGKDVLSPTDAYAHHVFFFGASEIAALRSQAPPDLRAVSSRFDLVGAFMWRCRTAALRYDPGDVVRLHMFVNARVRNRSKRPVPRGYYGNAIVFAAASVPAGELWRRPFGYALRLLMQAKARASEEGYVQSVANFNAAHRRPPFPKARTYLISDMTQAGLMAIDFGWGKPVYGGPATTMLATFHLEGRNEVGEAGVIVPIRLPNPVIERLIQEVNKGLTAGAVADAKANVVPDDCVLAKL